The sequence below is a genomic window from Pagrus major chromosome 20, Pma_NU_1.0.
gaagatgaggataaCCTGTCCACTTTTCTCAAAGAGGCTAGAGCCAAATCGGACACCAGTGACAAGAATGTTAGAGAGCCTCCACCAGTGAAGAAacagaagctggaggagaggaaggaggaggtgcCGGTGTTTGCTGATAGCGAAGACGAGCTGGAGATGAGCGAAGAAGAGGGGGAGGCTGGGAGAGCAGGAGACTCTGGAAACTGTTCGGAAgagagtgatgatgatgatgaagaggaggaagatgatgacgAAGACTCAGAAGACGAATcgatggaagaggaggatgaagcagGTGACGCTACGGTGAAGAAACAATCAgcgagtgaggaggaggaggaggaggaggaggaggaggaagagcagggtAAATAAATACTTCTTCTCTTCTGATGCTGATTCACATTCCTAAAATCAGGGTATGTTTTGTACTAATCCaatgtttttcactttaaatctgtaagtcaggtgaagtctcgtagtccacaaaacatttctggagcttcacagcaaaacagagtcgcagcattctgctaaacaactgaagcagctggagacttgatttaaaacggaaaaaaactaacaaaaagaAACTCTAAAGcgtctccatacagctcgtcctgtataatccaagtctgcagaagccctgaaattccaaattgatttgagaagatGTAGTTTACACTGTTTTCACCCCtcaatcttcactgtagctgttaaGTTTAAAGTGTTACTTAAGTGTTAGACTTACCCCGTCTGGAGTGGGTGGACGAGCTTGACCACGAGTTgatggtgtaaataacgtcatctcaaatcaatctgggatccCGGGGCTAACCAAGCTTAAAAGCAAGATGATACCGTGGAGCTGTACAGGgacagtgtgtgtctgctcagaTGATACAGAAAGTTTGCTGGAATTCTTTCCCTGTTGAGTAAATATGATACAGACAAGGACTGTAAAGCTTTCATAGGTCAAATAGAGTCTGAAGAtaagacacaaacatacagGCCATGTTGTGATAATGAAGGTTAGCACCTGGAGGTTCAGTGGTTTTATTCATCATCTCTCAGCTAAGTTCATTCTCCTGTTTCGGTCCACAGGGGCTCTGAGGTGGAAGGACGCTCTGCAGCAGAAAGCATCAGAAGCTTTTCTACGGCAACAAGAAGCTGCTCCGAATCTGAGAAAACTGGTTTACGGTTCAGGTAGCTTTGGTTGCAAGTGTACATAAATCTGTGTTCCTATATAAAGTATGTATGCTAAAGGAAATACCCTGTATATGTGAGGACAATACATCAGGCCCATGAGTTTGTTAGGCTAGCTCTAATTAGTATTACCATAATGTATGTCAGCAGAAGCATATGTCAAAGGTTTAAGGTCATTTAGAAAGAGAAACTTGGTTTGTCCAGCAGAGCTCTCTGACTAGTTTATCTTTACAGTGTAAAATGTCCTGATCATTACACATATTAGTTAAACTACTCTAAAGTATGATCCATTTCTACATACTGTCCATTTAATAAGAGATCTGTATGTTCCAATATTCATGTTTTAGCCATAATACGGTCATTCACACAGCTTCCAGTTTGCTGCTCCTGTAGTATGATTAGCTGTCTGTAGCTCTGTGTCTCCTACAAAACAGCAAACTGCCCAAGTGATAAGCAGAAGCTGTGTATTAAGGcatattttggcattttgtaACAAATATCAGAGGCTTTGAATATAAATTTCAAAGCTACATGATATTATGGATCAAGATCTTCAGTGTCTCTTAACaatcatcattttttgttttcagttgtagaggcagaggatgaggaggatgaggatgaggagctggGGGGGCTGTTTCGAGTCAGCCGCCCTCAAAACAGCAAAAAGTTCCAAGCAAACGCAGTCGACTGCTCTCGTTTCCAGCCCGACACCTCCCACAACTGGGACCTGGAAGAGGTACAGTTGTTGGTGATGCACTGGTGTTACAGGGACAGTTCAGAGTGTCTCGAGTTGTTAATGAGCTGTCGATatgaaactgaaatttaaatACTTGTtgtcgtgtttttttttccagatgcTGAACTCCATCAGGGACTGCTTTGTAACAGGGAAGTGGGAAGAGGGCCAAGATGCTGCCACACTGCTGAAGGAGGATGgtaagagaggagaggagaaccAGTGTGCTCAGTCACGTACACTCATCAAAATTTTGACTTATGGTAGAAAACATAAACAATTATAACTACTGAATTATTCAGTTTAATGTGAAACCTTCAGTACCAAACAAGTGGGAGGGGCTGAGCAGTTTGGATTTGAAGTATACTGGTGTAACTTTGAGTCCTTTCCGGACTGTTGAAGCACAAGGACCCTGTGGTAGCATCAAGTCCTTCACAtacagtgtgttgttgtttggttgtgtctagaggagctgtatggagactTTGAGGACTTGGAAACAGGAGAAGTCCACAAGGGACAAACTGGGCAGCAGGATGCAGCTGAGGTAGGTCTCCTGTTTACATAGAATAGATGAATTCAGATCTTTTATCTGATGAGATGTTTCATTCTGGACACACATGTTGAACCGACCAACATCACTATCTCTACACTTTTGCAACTAGTGTGACTAGAGTTCCTACCTGACTTCTCCCAAAAGATGCGTCCCTTAAAGAATATGTGCACATACAGTTTGTATTTGGAAGGTTTTAAAATTAAGTTAAGTCAAGTTATGGAAGCTGGATCTTTTGATCtaaaaggaaaatgttaaatgcaacataaagaagatgtcagcatgtttgtttttttaatcacttgttGTGATATTGACTCTGCTTTAATCATTATTGTGTCAAGTGTGTGCAAACCATTTATttccactgactgactgacagtgaaACATTATACAATATTTCTGTTTGGTAAGAATGTAGTTTTGATATCAGTAGTGGATTCTGTGTTTGTTCTACTGTTCCAGATATAAAGTAACATCTGTCCCACTAGAATATGAGTACCCCACCAAACTGTAAtttcctctctgcctgtttCAAGAAGAtcacttttacttcagtttgTCATTATTATCTGTTGATTGTCTCAATTGGATGATGTTTTGATTCTGCACCTTGTCACCAGCAGGACAGTGAGAATGATGACCATGATGATGAAGCTGAAGAGAGACTGGTGAAGGTGGATGATGACGAGGTCCAGAAGAACAAGCGTATGGAGAAGAAACGCAGGCTTAAGGAGCGATTTGATTCAGAGTATGATGATGGGGATGCCACTTACTTCGATGACCTGAAGGAGGAGATGCAGAAACAGGCGGAGGTACCACAGCTGGTTCAGGCCttctgtaaagacgtgttcTGTAAAGACATGTTCTATAGAGACATGTGCTGTAAAGATgtgttctgtaaagacgtgttcTATAGAGACGTGTTCTATAGAGACgtgttctgtaaagacgtgttctgtaaagacgtgttcTATAGAGAAGTGTTCTGTAAAGACATGTTCTATAGAGACGTGTTCTATAGAGACGTGTTCTGTAAAGACATGTTCTATAGAGACgtgttctgtaaagacgtgttctgtaaagacgtgttctgtaaagacgtgttcTATAGAGACgtgttctgtaaagacgtgttctgtaaagacgtgttcTATAGAGACgtgttctgtaaagacgtgttcTATAGAGACGTGTTCTATAGAGACgtgttctgtaaagacgtgttcTATAGAGACgtgttctgtaaagacgtgttcTATAGAGACgtgttctgtaaagacgtgttcTATAGAGACgtgttctgtaaagacgtgttctgtaaagacgtgttcTATAGAGACATGTTCTATAGAGACGTGTTCTATAGAGACGTGTTCTATAGAGACgtgttctgtaaagacgtgttctgtaaagacgtgttctgtaaagacgtgttcTATAGAGACgtgttctgtaaagacgtgttcTATAGAGATgtgttctgtaaagacgtgttcTGTAAAGACATGTTCTATAGAGACgtgttctgtaaagacgtgttcTATAGAGACGTGTTCTATAGAGACGTGTTCTATAGAGACgtgttctgtaaagacgtgttctgtaaagacgtgttctgtaaagacgtgttcTATAGAGACgtgttctgtaaagacgtgttcTATAGAGATgtgttctgtaaagacgtgttcTGTAAAGACATGTTCTATAGAGACgtgttctgtaaagacgtgttcTATAGAGACgtgttctgtaaagacgtgttcTATAGAGACgtgttctgtaaagacgtgttctgtaaagacgtgttctgtaaagacgtgttcTATAGAGACgtgttctgtaaagacgtgttctgtaaagacatgttctgtaaagacgtgttcTATAGAGACgtgttctgtaaagacgtgttctgtaaagacgtgttcTATAGAGACgtgttctgtaaagacgtgttcTATAGAGACgtgttctgtaaagacgtgttctgtaaagacgtgttcTATAGAGACATGTTCTATAGAGACGTGTTCTATAGAGACGTGTTCTATAGAGACgtgttctgtaaagacgtgttctgtaaagacgtgttcTATAGAGACgtgttctgtaaagacgtgttcTATAGAGATgtgttctgtaaagacgtgttcTGTAAAGACATGTTCTATAGAGACgtgttctgtaaagacgtgttcTATAGAGACgtgttctgtaaagacgtgttcTATAGAGACgtgttctgtaaagacgtgttctgtaaagacgtgttcTATAGAGACgtgttctgtaaagacgtgttctgtaaagacatgttctgtaaagacgtgttcTATAGAGACgtgttctgtaaagacgtgttctgtaaagacgtgttcTATAGAGACGTGTTCTTTTTTGGGTGCTTTTGCCCTCATAGTAATTAGATTCATATGTTCTTGGCTTTTCTCTAATAATATTTAATGATCATATTTCCTGTCCTCAGCTGAACCGGGCAGAGTTTGAGGACGTGGATGATGAGACCAGAGTGCAGTACGAAGGCTTCCGACCAGGAATGTACGTCAGATTAGAAATCCCCTCCCTACCCTGTGAGTTTGTCACAAACTTCGATCCCCACTATCCCATCATCCTCGGAGGTCTGAGCTCCGGCGAGGGCAACGTAGGATACCTGCAGGTATGTGCACTGGTTTCATGTGTGTTCTGACATGGGCACTTTGTTTGCTCATGATTAGTATGAACTGTAAATGTCCATGAGGTTGCTAATTGTTACATCTTCTTTAGGCTTCTTTCACAACAAAGCTGATTTAAATGGAGACGAACATTAATCTGCACCTTTATTCCTGCTtataatcattttcattatttgttatgaaacacaaaatgtgctaCTGGGTGGACCTAAATTATTTGCTGGTGCACTTAAGTGCAAAAGTAAGGcacaccagtgcaaccagtatAAAAGTGAATCTGGAGCTCTGAATAGGATACAATCAAATAACGGCTGCTCGTGGCTCCTGTATCAGacattattagtttattttatgtgGTTGCTGCTTCTTGCAGAGAGTAATCCCTGTCCTGATATGAGAAATACCCCTACATTTCCCCCTAGATTTTCTCAGTATCATTTCAAAATGGTGAGCACATATCTaaaactgtgtgtctgtgtcagatGCGACTGAAGAAACACCGCTGGCACAACCGCATCCTGAAGACACGGGACCCCCTCATCCTGTCATTAGGCTGGAGACGCTTCCAGACCATCCCCCTCTACCACATCGAGGATCACAACGGACGCCACCGCCTGCTCAAATACACACCACAGCACATGCACTGTGGAGCCTCCATCTGGGGTAAGACACAGTTTAAAAACGCTTCATTGTTGACTGATGGTGTTCAGGGTTGAATTGGATTTCTTTATGGACCTTAAGTAGATTGTATATCAAATGGTCATGTTTACATGTACATAATGATACTAGCAGCGtttttgtctttggttttgttttcccACTTTGCAGCATTGAGTCTAAATATTGTCCATGTGTCTTTACATTAGTGAAGattcatgtgttttctttagttGCAGTGTGTTTAGCTCCCAGGCCCGACAGACACGTCTGATAGGATCAAATCTGCTGATATTTCGTCCACTCTGATACATCCGTCACACGATATAATCAGATTATACTGTTAACGCCTACTTTACACACAACACTGCCTTACTAAGATTATTAATGATGGATTGATTATTGCTGCACTAGTTACTGCATTCATTAACttgtatgtattgtttttaagtGGTAGAAACAAAGGGTTAAGTCATCTATGATGCATTGGCTCTGTAAAGTCAGCAGAAGTTATGACTTTCTTATAAAGAGACTTTTATTCCAGGTCTGTTGAGAAGCAATGTTCACAGTCTTGTCTCTGATGATCAGCTCTgtctgataataataatacatgttCTGACTCTTTGTCTCACTGAAGGTCCTGTCACACCGCAGGGCACCGGCTTCTTAGCTGTGCAGTCAGTAGCAGGAACTAAAGTAAGTCAGTTATTCACAAAAGTTACAGCAGTGAAGATGAGAGTGAACATTTGGTTCAATTCAAAACTTAAGAACGTTGTCAGTTTAGCAAATGGCAACAGAAAATAGCAAAATGGCAATAATACTTTACAATACTATACAATACTTTTACAATTTAACTGTCATGTGGCTCCGAGTCTAAACACAGCTGTATAAATGATTCATGTGGAATTATGTGTTAAAGGCTTTTGGGTGATATTTAGTTTCTAAattcctgttttctgtctgcaggcTAGTTTCCGTATTGCAGCCACAGGAGTTGTCCTGGACCTGGATAAGTCTGTGACTGTAGTGAAGAAGCTCAAACTCATTGGTTACCCCTACAAGATCTTTAAGAACACCTGCTTCATTAAGGTAGGGAAACTTTTATTTACTTCAGTCTATCCTTTAGGTATCTCAGTTAGTATGACCCCAAAAATAGGTTTAGCTACATGTGATTGATCAATTATGTGAAAAACTCCACATAATAGTTATTATTTGCTCTAGAGACTCTTTACTTGGAGGCTGATCAGCAGCATAGTTAACAAACAAGGTGGCTCTTGTTGTCTCCCATAAGAGACAGCTGTCTTGGATTAAAGAAACTACGTAAAAAATATCCTtgtcacaaaaataacaaagctGACAGAACTTGACTCAGGCCAGagttttgatgaaaaaaactcATCATTAATACTTCTTGTGTTTTGATTGaactctctctgtgtgtttacagggcaTGTTcaacacagtgttggaggtagCTAAATTTGAAGGTGCGTCTGTCCGGACAGTatcaggggtcagaggtcagatcaAGAAGGCGCTGTCGACACCACCTGGAGCTTATAGAGCCACGTTTGAGGACCGCCTGCTTATGAGTGGTGAGTGTCTGTTTGTGACTGTACTGCTTACATTTGGTAAAAGTTACTGTCATCTttattaatctttattttatagTCATTATGCAAAGGTGTAGGAATACATTTTACAATGATATGTTGCCTCTGAAGGACCTGTCTGTATTAGTCTTGATGTGTTTGGTTCTGTGTGACCTGTTGTTGTGCAGACATTGTGTTCCTGCGCTCCTGGTATCCAGTGACTGTTCCTCAGCTCTACAACCCTGtcacctctctgctgctgcctgtcgGGCAGAAGGATGGCTGGGCGGGCATGAGGACCCTGGGGCAGCTCAAACATGACCTCGGCATCCGCAACAAACCCAACACAGACTCTCTGTACAAGGTAGCCTCAGCCTGACAGACTTCTCAACACCTCAGCTGATAGGAAGGATTAAAGAGTAACTCTACCAATGTTACACATCgaaggtcttggggagtactactgacTGTGTCAAAGAAGGAGTAAACTGCATGTAGTCTGATTAATTGCCTTCAGTagtgtcactcagtggctaagctgcattgtgggtaatataggcagcaggttttgaaaaggaatgCATGGAatgaaaaaggtgatatctctggttcaacagtgttataggagtgcaatgatagaccagtggactgctgtttaaaacctggtgcttacattacccacaatgcaacttagccactgagtgacatcacttgaggcagttTATCATATCACAGGCTTTTTacatatgtagtagtactccccaaaacttgtaaacacaatttaatgtgTGAagttggtggagttgccctttaagagCAGCGTGTTGCCCTTAGTGATGCAGCTCATTCCAGAAGGTTTCAGGTCAAAAATGTGATCAAATGAAATGATtacacagaaaatgaatcaccaAAATGTTGATCGTCTCTAATCATTTCAGTCGTTTATCAAACACGTTTTTCTTGCATTTA
It includes:
- the bms1 gene encoding ribosome biogenesis protein BMS1 homolog isoform X2 gives rise to the protein MDGKVKEQKRHQQKHSGPKVEKKKLRKQQGSTEQDDRKRNPKAFAVQSAVRMAKTFHRAQDIKAKKHHIPLVDRTPLEPPPVVIVVVGPPKVGKSTLIRCLIKNFTRQKLGDICGPVTIVSGKKRRLTFMECNNDINTMIDLAKVADLVLMLIDASFGFEMETFEFLNICQVHGFPRIMGVLTHLDSFKNNKVLRKTKKNLKHRFWTEVYQGAKLFYLSGMVYGEYQIQEVKNLGRFISVMKFRPLVWQTSHPYVLVDRMEDLTDPERLRTDPKCDRTVSLYGYLRGTYLKNKGQVHIPGVGDFQVADVNFLPDPCALPDAQKKRALNEKERLLYAPMAGVGGVVYDKDAVYIDLPASHVKQQQEEVRPTTELVQSLIDTHATLDVKMAASKVSLFSGSATLDPADIDEQSGEKEGLQEEQVWDPNTQRKRRKVVFAEEEEEGSDVSGSSDDDDDDDESEDGDREEQEENEDEDEDNLSTFLKEARAKSDTSDKNVREPPPVKKQKLEERKEEVPVFADSEDELEMSEEEGEAGRAGDSGNCSEESDDDDEEEEDDDEDSEDESMEEEDEAGDATVKKQSASEEEEEEEEEEEEQGALRWKDALQQKASEAFLRQQEAAPNLRKLVYGSVVEAEDEEDEDEELGGLFRVSRPQNSKKFQANAVDCSRFQPDTSHNWDLEEMLNSIRDCFVTGKWEEGQDAATLLKEDEELYGDFEDLETGEVHKGQTGQQDAAEDSENDDHDDEAEERLVKVDDDEVQKNKRMEKKRRLKERFDSEYDDGDATYFDDLKEEMQKQAELNRAEFEDVDDETRVQYEGFRPGMYVRLEIPSLPCEFVTNFDPHYPIILGGLSSGEGNVGYLQMRLKKHRWHNRILKTRDPLILSLGWRRFQTIPLYHIEDHNGRHRLLKYTPQHMHCGASIWGPVTPQGTGFLAVQSVAGTKASFRIAATGVVLDLDKSVTVVKKLKLIGYPYKIFKNTCFIKGMFNTVLEVAKFEGASVRTVSGVRGQIKKALSTPPGAYRATFEDRLLMSDIVFLRSWYPVTVPQLYNPVTSLLLPVGQKDGWAGMRTLGQLKHDLGIRNKPNTDSLYKPVVRAQRRFNPLHIPKELQKALPFKSKPKQQQPKGKTPRDLQRPTVIREPHEKKVAALLHALTTVHHNKRKKARTVQHAKHKEFLQQKEKEEEAKLKRHKEARKKLYRVMGQMDQKKQRSSLKGAPQDD
- the bms1 gene encoding ribosome biogenesis protein BMS1 homolog isoform X1, with translation MDGKVKEQKRHQQKHSGPKVEKKKLRKQQGSTEQDDRKRNPKAFAVQSAVRMAKTFHRAQDIKAKKHHIPLVDRTPLEPPPVVIVVVGPPKVGKSTLIRCLIKNFTRQKLGDICGPVTIVSGKKRRLTFMECNNDINTMIDLAKVADLVLMLIDASFGFEMETFEFLNICQVHGFPRIMGVLTHLDSFKNNKVLRKTKKNLKHRFWTEVYQGAKLFYLSGMVYGEYQIQEVKNLGRFISVMKFRPLVWQTSHPYVLVDRMEDLTDPERLRTDPKCDRTVSLYGYLRGTYLKNKGQVHIPGVGDFQVADVNFLPDPCALPDAQKKRALNEKERLLYAPMAGVGGVVYDKDAVYIDLPASHVKQQQEEVRPTTELVQSLIDTHATLDVKMAASKVSLFSGSATLDPADIDEQSGEKEGLQEEQVWDPNTQRKRRKVVFAEEEEEGSDVSGSSDDDDDDDESEDGDREEQEENEDEDEDNLSTFLKEARAKSDTSDKNVREPPPVKKQKLEERKEEVPVFADSEDELEMSEEEGEAGRAGDSGNCSEESDDDDEEEEDDDEDSEDESMEEEDEAGDATVKKQSASEEEEEEEEEEEEQGALRWKDALQQKASEAFLRQQEAAPNLRKLVYGSVVEAEDEEDEDEELGGLFRVSRPQNSKKFQANAVDCSRFQPDTSHNWDLEEMLNSIRDCFVTGKWEEGQDAATLLKEDEELYGDFEDLETGEVHKGQTGQQDAAEQDSENDDHDDEAEERLVKVDDDEVQKNKRMEKKRRLKERFDSEYDDGDATYFDDLKEEMQKQAELNRAEFEDVDDETRVQYEGFRPGMYVRLEIPSLPCEFVTNFDPHYPIILGGLSSGEGNVGYLQMRLKKHRWHNRILKTRDPLILSLGWRRFQTIPLYHIEDHNGRHRLLKYTPQHMHCGASIWGPVTPQGTGFLAVQSVAGTKASFRIAATGVVLDLDKSVTVVKKLKLIGYPYKIFKNTCFIKGMFNTVLEVAKFEGASVRTVSGVRGQIKKALSTPPGAYRATFEDRLLMSDIVFLRSWYPVTVPQLYNPVTSLLLPVGQKDGWAGMRTLGQLKHDLGIRNKPNTDSLYKPVVRAQRRFNPLHIPKELQKALPFKSKPKQQQPKGKTPRDLQRPTVIREPHEKKVAALLHALTTVHHNKRKKARTVQHAKHKEFLQQKEKEEEAKLKRHKEARKKLYRVMGQMDQKKQRSSLKGAPQDD